From the genome of Candidatus Tanganyikabacteria bacterium:
ACGGTCGTGGTGCTGCTCGTATGGAAACTGGGCTGATCCCGCACGCCCTTCCGGCGGCGCTCGCTATCGTGCTTGCGCCGCTGCTCCCCGGCGTCGTCAACCGCACCAAGGCGATGTTCGCCGGCCGGACCGGCCCGCCCCTGCTGCAGACCTGGTACGACATCGCCAAGCTTCTCCGGAAGGGCGCCGTCTACAGCACGACCGCGACCTGGCTGTTCCGTGCCGGGCCGGCCGTGGGCCTGGCCGCCCTACTCGCCGCTCTCCTGCTGGTGCCGGCCGGCGGCCTGGGCGCGCCCCTGCGGTTCGGCGGCGACGTCGTGCTCTTCGCCTACCTCCTGGCCCTGGCGCGCTTCGGCTGCATCCTGGCGGCCCTCGACACCGGTTCGGCCTTCGAGGGGATGGGGGCCAGCCGGGAGGCGCAATTCTCCGCCCTCGCCGAGCCGGCGCTGTTCCTGGGGGTGGCCGCCCTCGCCCGGCAATCCGGCGAGCTGTCGCTCTCGGGCATGTACGCCGCGCTGGATCCGGCGACCTGGGGGCGCGCCTTTCCGGCGCTGTGCCTGATCG
Proteins encoded in this window:
- a CDS encoding NADH-quinone oxidoreductase subunit H gives rise to the protein METGLIPHALPAALAIVLAPLLPGVVNRTKAMFAGRTGPPLLQTWYDIAKLLRKGAVYSTTATWLFRAGPAVGLAALLAALLLVPAGGLGAPLRFGGDVVLFAYLLALARFGCILAALDTGSAFEGMGASREAQFSALAEPALFLGVAALARQSGELSLSGMYAALDPATWGRAFPALCLIAVSLFVVLLSENSRMPVDDPGTHLELTMIHEVMVLDHGGPDLAFITYAAALKLWVLGALVVGLLVPVRTENFALDLGAFLTGMAALGVAIGVVESVLARFSLLRVPKFLGSAAVLAALAFLLVPRV